A stretch of Mus caroli chromosome 5, CAROLI_EIJ_v1.1, whole genome shotgun sequence DNA encodes these proteins:
- the Rilpl2 gene encoding RILP-like protein 2, whose amino-acid sequence MEEPPVREEEDGEEDEGALGKSPLQLTTDDVYDISYVVGRELMALGSDPRVTRLQFKIVRVMEMLETLVNEGSLAVEELRMERDNLKQEVEGLRKAGVSGAQVNLGPDKMVVDLTDPNRPRFTLQELREVLQERNKLKSQLLLVQEELQCYRSGLLPPRETPGGRREKDAVVAVGNGEKEERTIIKKLFSFRSGKHT is encoded by the exons ATGGAGGAGCCCCCCGTGCGGGAGGAGGAGGACGGCGAGGAAGACGAGGGCGCCCTGGGCAAGAGCCCCCTGCAGCTGACCACCGACGATGTGTACGACATCTCCTATGTGGTGGGCCGCGAGCTGATGGCCCTGGGCAGCGACCCCCGCGTCACCCGGCTGCAGTTCAAGATCGTACGTGTGATGGAGATGCTGGAGACGCTGGTAAACGAGGGCAGCCTGGCGGTCGAGGagctgaggatggagagagacaaCCTCAAGCAAGAGGTGGAGGGGCTGCGGAAAGCCGGTGTGTCCGGAGCCCAG GTGAACTTGGGACCGGACAAGATGGTAGTGGATCTGACAGACCCCAACCGTCCCCGCTTCACTCTGCAAGAGCTGAGGGAGGTGCTGCAGGAGCGAAACAAGCTCAAGTCCCAGCTGCTgctggtgcaggaggaactgcaGTGCTACAGGAG TGGTCTACTTCCACCCAGAGAAActccaggaggaagaagagagaaggatgcTGTGGTTGCCGTGGGCAACGGCGAGAAGGAGGAGAGGACCATTATAAAGAAGCT
- the Snrnp35 gene encoding U11/U12 small nuclear ribonucleoprotein 35 kDa protein, with protein MSDWMPIAKEYDPLKAGSIDGTDEDPHDRAVWRAMLARYVPNKGVIGDPLLTLFVARLNLQTKEEKLKEVFSRYGDIRRLRLVRDLVTGFSKGYAFIEYKEERALMKAYRDADGLVIDQHEIFVDYELERTLRGWIPRRLGGGLGGKKESGQLRFGGRDRPFRKPINLPVVKNEPHRDGKRERRERSRSRDRHWDPRPRERDHDRGREKHWQERARVWPENDWEREREFREERVKSRDKRDRSK; from the coding sequence ATGAGCGACTGGATGCCCATTGCCAAGGAATATGACCCACTTAAAGCTGGCAGCATCGATGGTACAGATGAAGACCCACATGACCGAGCTGTGTGGAGGGCCATGCTGGCCCGCTATGTCCCCAACAAAGGAGTCATCGGAGACCCCCTCCTTACCCTGTTTGTGGCACGACTGAACTTGCAGACCAAAGAGGAAAAGTTAAAGGAAGTCTTCTCCCGGTATGGTGACATTCGGCGGCTGCGGCTGGTTCGGGACCTGGTGACAGGCTTCTCCAAGGGCTATGCCTTCATTGAATACAAGGAGGAGAGGGCCCTGATGAAGGCCTACAGAGATGCTGATGGCCTGGTCATCGACCAGCACGAGATATTTGTGGACTATGAGCTAGAGAGGACTCTCCGTGGCTGGATCCCTCGGCGGCTGGGTGGCGGATTGGGTGGGAAAAAGGAATCTGGGCAGCTGAGGTTCGGTGGGCGAGATCGGCCTTTCCGAAAACCCATTAACTTGCCAGTTGTCAAGAATGAGCCACATAGAGacgggaaaagggaaaggagggagcgATCTCGATCTAGGGACAGACACTGGGACCCCAGGCCCAGGGAACGGGACCATGACAGGGGCCGAGAGAAGCACTGGCAAGAGAGGGCCAGGGTGTGGCCTGAGAATGattgggaaagagagagggagttcAGGGAGGAGAGGGTCAAAAGTAGGGACAAGAGGGACAGAAGTAAgtag